The genomic region GCGGCCTGCGCGGTGATCTGGAGCGCCTGCGCGGCCTCCGGAGCCCGGTCCTTGTCGCGCCAGAGGATGGATGCGCAGCCTTCGGGCGAGATGACGGAGTAGATGGCGTGCTCCAGCATCAGGACGCGGTCGCCGACGGCCATCGCGAGCGCGCCGCCGCTGCCGCCCTCTCCGATGACGATCGCGACGATGGGCGTCCGCAGCAGCGCGAGCTCGGCGAGGTTGCAGGCGATGGCGCGGCTGACGCCGTGCTCCTCGGCGGCCAGGTCGGCGGCCGCGCCGGCCGTGTCGACGAATGAGACGAGGGGCTTGTCGAGCTTCTCGGCCAGGCGCGCCAGTCGCAGCGCCTTGCGGAACCCCTCGGCGTGGGCGCTGCCGAAATTGCGTCGCTGCCGCTCCTTCAGGTCGCGGCCCTTCTGCTGGCCGATCACCACCACGCTCTCGCCATGCAGCCGCGCCAGGCCGCCCACCACGGCCTCGTCGTTGCCCGTGAGGCGATCGCCCGAGAGCTGCAGGAAGTCGTCGAAGGCCAGACGGATGTAGTCAAGCGTGTAGGGCCGGTCCCGATGCCGCGCCATCAGGGCCTTCTCCCAGGGCGACAGGTTGGCGTAGACCTGTCGCATGA from Chthonomonadales bacterium harbors:
- a CDS encoding acetyl-CoA carboxylase carboxyltransferase subunit alpha; this translates as MVASAFDFEKPIAELEGIIAELKRPEKQAEAREKGIDLDAEIARLEQELHRVMRQVYANLSPWEKALMARHRDRPYTLDYIRLAFDDFLQLSGDRLTGNDEAVVGGLARLHGESVVVIGQQKGRDLKERQRRNFGSAHAEGFRKALRLARLAEKLDKPLVSFVDTAGAAADLAAEEHGVSRAIACNLAELALLRTPIVAIVIGEGGSGGALAMAVGDRVLMLEHAIYSVISPEGCASILWRDKDRAPEAAQALQITAQAAHRLGVVDEVLDEPLGGAHRDPAAMADTVKRAILQQLGTLGKLARDELVCRRYERIRRFGVWREALAPEPASE